A genome region from Tissierellales bacterium includes the following:
- a CDS encoding ABC transporter ATP-binding protein: protein MNRDKVLEVKDLYITFNTYSGKVHAVRGVNFDLYKGETLAIVGESGSGKSVTNRAIMGILTKNANIEDGSIMYDGDDLTEYNDKRFTKIRGSKIAMIFQDPMSSLDPVMKIGKQISDAVRAHDKSISKAEAREKSIELMKSVGIPKSETRYDQYPFQFSGGMRQRVVIAIALACDPEVLICDEPTTALDVTIQAQILDLIKDIQEEENLSVIFITHDLGVVANVADRVAVMYAGKIVETATVDEMFYEAVHPYTWNLLASMPDLETERGEELQAIPGTPPNMLYPPKGDAFAPRNQYAMKIDYEIEPPTFRVSPTHTASTWLLHPDAPKVELPSSLARRIEKQLSKAKGVGSNE from the coding sequence ATGAATAGAGATAAAGTATTAGAAGTAAAAGATTTATATATAACTTTTAATACCTACTCTGGAAAAGTCCATGCGGTGAGAGGTGTAAATTTTGATTTATATAAAGGAGAAACTTTAGCAATAGTGGGAGAGTCTGGATCAGGTAAATCTGTTACTAATAGAGCTATAATGGGCATTTTAACTAAAAATGCTAATATTGAAGATGGTAGCATTATGTACGATGGTGATGATTTGACAGAATATAATGATAAAAGGTTTACAAAAATAAGAGGTTCAAAGATAGCTATGATCTTCCAAGATCCTATGTCATCCTTAGATCCTGTGATGAAAATAGGAAAACAAATATCAGATGCAGTTAGGGCTCATGATAAAAGTATAAGTAAAGCTGAAGCGAGAGAAAAATCTATAGAACTAATGAAATCTGTAGGTATACCAAAATCTGAAACGAGATATGATCAGTATCCATTTCAATTTTCAGGTGGAATGAGACAGAGAGTAGTAATCGCAATAGCTTTAGCTTGTGATCCAGAAGTTCTAATATGTGATGAGCCTACTACTGCATTAGATGTGACAATACAAGCTCAGATATTAGATTTAATAAAAGATATACAAGAAGAAGAAAACTTATCAGTTATATTTATTACACATGATTTAGGTGTAGTAGCAAATGTAGCAGACAGGGTAGCAGTTATGTATGCAGGAAAAATTGTTGAGACTGCAACAGTAGATGAAATGTTTTATGAAGCGGTACATCCTTACACTTGGAACTTATTAGCTTCTATGCCAGATTTAGAAACAGAAAGAGGAGAAGAATTACAAGCAATACCAGGAACTCCCCCTAATATGTTGTATCCACCAAAAGGTGATGCATTTGCACCAAGGAATCAATATGCAATGAAAATAGATTATGAGATAGAACCACCAACCTTTAGGGTAAGTCCAACTCATACAGCATCGACTTGGTTGTTACATCCAGATGCTCCTAAGGTAGAGCTACCATCATCTTTAGCTCGTAGAATTGAAAAACAATTATCTAAGGCTAAGGGGGTAGGGTCTAATGAATGA